GGGCGTCGTGGGGGACGTTCGCAAGCAGGGTCGGCTCGAAGAACTGATTGCCGAGTTCGTCCGGAACGCCCTCCGGCGCCCGCCGCTCCCCGCCGCGAACGAGGTCGGCACCCTTCTCGACGGCGTCCTCGACGAGCTCCTCGACCCAGTCGGCCTGGTCCTCGCTGATGAGCGGGCCGAAGGCGGTCTCCTCGTCGAAGAGGTCGCCTGCCTGCCAGGTGTTCATGTTGTAGTCGATCTTCTCGACGAGGTCGTCGTGGACCGACTCGTGAGCGAGCACCCGCGAGATCGCCGAGCAGCGCTGACCGGCGTACTTGAGCGATCCCTTCGTGCAGGCGCCTGCCACCTCGTCCAGGTTCGCGTCGTCGAAGACGATGGCGGGCGCGTTGCCGCCGAGTTCCATGTGCAGGTTGACCATCCCGCTCTCGCGGGCGACGTGCTTGCCGGCGCCCGAGGAGCCGGTCATCGCGATGGCGTTGACGCGGTCGTCGCTCGAGAGCACGTCCCCGATCTCGCTCCCGCGGCCGGGAACGAAGTTGAACGCGCCGTCGGGGAGTCCGTCGACGTCCGCGATGACGTCGGCGAGGATCGCCGCCGAGATCGGCGTGTTGCTCGCGGGTTTGAGCAGGACGCTGTTGCCCGCGGCGAGGGCGGGGGCGACCTGCAGGGCGGTCGTCGCCAGGGGGTAGTTGTACGGCGTGATACAGAGGACCGCGCCGATCGGCTCGTGTTTGACGATGGCGTTCCAGCCCTCGTGGCCCTCGGTGGAGCCCTCGCGGAACTCGCCCTTGCTGACGATGTTGCGGGCTTCCTCGGCGGCGCGGTCGAAGCGCTCGGCGGCGGAACCGACCTCGCCGCGGGCCGAGGAGATCGGTTTGCCGGCCTCGCGGACGATGACCTCCGCGAGCTCCTCCTCTCGTTCGCGCAGTCCCGCCGCGATCTCTTCACACCACTTCGCGCGCTCGACGACCGTCGTCTGGCGCAGTTCGGGCTTTACCTCGTGGGCGGCCGCGAGCGCCGTCCGCGCGTGTTCGGGGCCCGCAGCCGCGACGGCCGCGAACGTGCCGCCGTCGGCGAGATCCGTCACCGACAGGGTGTTCTCGGTCTCGAGCCACTCGCCGTCGACGTAGATCCGTTCTCTCCGCTGTGCGACTCTGGTTGCCATATGCGGCCCTACGAGCGCCTCACTGAAAATATTTACTCAAGGGTGAAAAAACAGAACAGCGATCTCTAGTGTTTCCTCGCGTGACCTGTTTCGCCCCTCGGAGAGTTACGGTGACAACGGATGGGTGAAAAATATCTTCCTGAATCGAAAATAAAAATTCTGTGCCGGGAAACGCTTAAGGGGAATGGCGGTGTAGCGGCTAGCGAGATGAGCACTCAAAAGACCGTCCGACAGCAGGCCGACACCGTCGAGGAGAACCGACTGCGAATCGAGCGGGAGAAGGCCGAACAGATCGTCGACGCGCTCAACTCCGAGCTCTCCAACTCGTACGTCCTCTACCACCAGCTGAAAAAGCACCACTGGGTCGTCGAGGGAGCGGAGTTCCGCGACCTGCACATCTTCTTCGAGGAGGCTTACGAGCACGTCGAGGAGGGGGCGGACATCATCGCCGAGCGCGCACAGGCCCTCGGCGGCGTTCCCGTCTCGGGACCGTCGAACTTAGAGGACCGCGCGACCGTCGAGTTCGAAGGCGAGGACGTCTACGACATCCGCACCATGATGGACAACGACCTCGAGATGTACGGCGACATCATCGAGTCGATGCGCGGCAGCATAGAACTCGCCGACAACCTCGGGGACTACGCCACCGCCGAGATCCTTCGAGAAATTCTCGTCACCGTCGAGGAGGACGCCCACCACTTCGAACACTACCTCGAGGACGAGACGCTCGTGCTCGAAGAAGCGACGCACTGAGCGGGGCTGAAGCGGTTCGGGCGGCTTTTTTTGAAGAAACGGCGCTCGAGAGTCAGGGCTCGAGATCGACGGCGATGTCGGTCGCGATCCAGCCGTCGGTGTTGTTCCGTTCGGTGAATACGACTTTTCCGGGGCGCGTTTCGTGGCTGGTGACGAGCCAGTCGGCGGGCTCGCGATCGGCAACCGTCCGTTCGTCCTCGTTACGAGCGGGAACGTCCATTAGCAGATCTTAGGCGCCCCTAAAACTAAAAAGATTCCGGGTCGGGTCGCCCGCCCGGATCGACCGGGGTGCTCGACTCGCCCCCGAGCCTCGCAGCGGGCGTCGCCGGCCGCTCAGTCGCTCACTCGAGGTCGAACCGATCGAGCGTCATCACCTTGTGCCACGCCTCGACGAAGTCGTGGACGAACTGCTCCTCGCCGTCCTCTGCGGCGTAGACGTCGGCGATGGCCCGAAGGCGGGCGTTCGAGCCGAAGACGAGATCCACGCGGGTTCCCGTCCACTCGACCTCGCCGGTCTCGCGGTCGCGGATCTCGTAGCGTTCCGCGGCGTCCGCGGGCTGTTCCCGATCGACGACGTCTTCGGACTCCGACCCGTCGACGGACTCCCACTCGTAGTCCATGTCGAGCAGGGTGACGAAGAAGTCGTTGGTCAGCGTCCCCGGCTGGTCGGTGAAGACGCCGAGATCGGAGCCGTCGTAGTTCGCGCCCAACGCGCGCATGCCGCCGACCAACACCGTCATCTCGGGAACGGTCAGTTCCAGGAGGTCGGCCTTGTCGACGAGCAACTCCTCGGCGGAGTCGGCGGTCTCGTCGCCGAGATAGTTGCGGAACCCGTCGGCTCTCGGCTTGAGCGCCTCGAACGAGTCGACGTCGGTCTGTTCCTGCGAGGCGTCGACGCGACCCGGTTCGAACGGAACTTCGACGTCGTAACCGGCGTCGGCTGCGGCCTGCTCGACGGCTGCCGCGCCGCCCAGGACGATCAGGTCGGCGAGCGAGACCCGCACGTCGTCGGATCGCGAGCCGTTGAACTCCTCCTGGATGATCTCGAGGGTCTCCAGTACGGTCGCCAACTCCTCGGGGTTGTTTACCTCCCAGTTCTTCTGTGGCTCGAGGCGAATCCGGGCGCCGTTCGCGCCCCCGCGCTTGTCGCCGTACCGGAACGTCGACGCCGACGCCCAGGCGGTCTTTACGAGCTGGGAGACGGACAGCTCCGATGCGAGGAGCTCCGCTTTGAGTTCGGAAATCTCCTCGTCGCCGAGCAGGTCGTAGTCGACCTCGGGGAGGGGGTCCTGCCACAGCAGTTCCTCGTCCGGAACCTCCGGACCGACGAGCTGGGACGGCGGACCCATGTCGCGGTGGATCAGCTTGAACCAGGCCCTCGCGAAGGCGTCCTGGAACTCCTCGGGGTTCTCCCGGAAGCGCTCGATGATCTCCCGGTACTCGGGATCGCGCTTCAGGGCGACGTCCGTCGTCAGCATCATCACGTTCTCTTTCTCCTCCGGGTCCTCGGCACCGGGTGCGGCGCCGTCGAGTTCGCCGTTCTGCGTGGTCCACTGCCACGCGCCGCCGGGACCCGTCTCGGGCTCCCACTCGTGCTCGAGCAGGTTGTCGAGGTAGCTCGTGTCCCACTGGGTCGGCGTGGTGTTCCACGGTCCCTCGATGCCGCTGGTGATCGTATCGGCTCCCTTTCCGGAGCCGTGGCTGCTCTCCCAGCCGAGTCCCTGCTGCTCGATGGGGGCGGCCTCGGGCTCGGGGCCGACGTGGTCGTCGGGGTCGGAGGCGCCGTGGACCTTCCCGAAGGTGTGTCCGCCGGCGATGAGCGCGGCCGTCTCCTCGTCGTTCATCGCCATCTGGCCGAACGACTGTCGGATCCGTTCTGCCGCCCACTCCGGATCCGGATTCCCCTCCGGTCCCTCCGGGTTCACGTAGATGAGCCCCATCACGGTGGCGGCGAGCGGGTGATCGAGTTCGTCGTCCTCGTCGAAGCGGTCGGCGGTCTCCCACTCGCTTTCGGGGCCCCAGTCGACGGCCTCGTCGGGCTCGAACTCGTCTTCGCGTCCGCCGCCGAAGCCGAACGTCTCGAAGCCCATCGACTCGAGGGCGACGTTCCCGCTCAGGACGAGCAGGTCGGCCCACGAGAGCTGTCGGCCGTACTTCTGCTTGACCGGCCAGAGCAGGCGGCGCGCCTTGTCGAGGTTCGCGTTGTCGGGCCAGCTGTTGAGGGGCGCAAACCGCTGGGTGCCGCCCGAGGCACCGCCGCGGCCGTCGCTGATGCGGTACGTACCGGCGCTGTGCCACGCCATTCGGATCATTAACGGCCCGTAGTGGCCGTAGTCGGCCGGCCACCACTCCTGGGAGTCCGTCAGCACGTCCTCGATGTCCGCCTTCACCTCGTCGAGGTCGAGCTTCTGGAACTCCTCGGCGTAGTCGAAGTCCTCGTCGACCGGACCGACGTCGCGGGCGTTCTGGTCGAGAATCCCGAGGTTCAACTGATTCGGCCACCAGTCTTGGTTGGACCTGGTCATCGCCTGGAAGTTGCTGCTTTCGCGTGTTAAGATTGTCTATTTCGGTAACGAAGTCTTCGTTGGACCCCAAGAACTATTCCGAATCCGTAAACTTTTGACGGCGACCGCGGCGCGCCGTGCATTCGACCGTCGTCGGCGAAACCGGCCGCAACGCGTGGGTCGACGGGAGTTCGACGAGGTTCGGTCGGAGAAGACGATACGGCCGCCCGCAGTTCCTTCGGGACTCGAGTCGGACCGATCCCGCCGCCGCCGCGGAGCGAAGCACTAACGGGCTCGCTCCCGGATACTCCGACGATGAGCTACGACGTGCTGGTCGCCGGCGAAACGCTGATCGACTTCCTGCCGGCCCGTCCCGGCCCGCTGTCGGACGTCGAGGGGTTCGAGCGCCGGCCCGGTGGCGCCCCCGCGAACGTCGCCGTCGCGCTCTCGAGGCTCGAGGCGCCGCCGCTGTTCTGGACCCGCGTCGGCGACGACCCGTTCGGGCGCTTCCTCGAGGACACCCTCCTCGCGGAGGGGATTCCCGGCCGGTACCTCGAGCGCGACCCGGCCGCCAAGACGACGCTCGCGTTCGTGACCCACGACGAAGGCGGCGATCGGACCTTCTCGTTCTACCGGGACGACACCGCCGACACCAGACTCGAGGCGGGGACGATCGGTGACGACGCGCTGGAGTCGGTTTCGTGGGTCCACGCCGGCGGCGTCTCCCTCGCCGGCGGCTCCTCGCAGGAGGCGACGCTCGACCTGCTCGAGCGAGCCGCCGAACGCGACTGTACCGTGTCGTTCGACCCGAACGCCCGGCCGGAGCTGTGGCCCGACGCGGGGACGTTCCGTGAGGTCTGTCGGGCGGCCCTCGAACGCGTCGACGTCTGCAAGGCGACCGTCGGGGAGCTCGAGGCGCTCGGGTTCGACGGAGCCACCCCCGAGGCGCTGGCGCGAGACGCCCTCGAGGCGTCGGGGCCGCACACCGTCCTCGTCACCCGCGGACGCGAGGGCGCCGTCGCCGTCGCGGGCGACGGCTCGCCGTGGCCCGGGGTCGCCGACCACGGCGGCTACGAGGTCGACGTCGTCGACACCACCGGCGCCGGCGACGCGTTCGTCGCCGGCTCCATCGCGGCGCTGCGCGAGGGGCGAGGGCTCGAGGACGCGCTGTCGTTCGCGAGCGGCGTCGCGGCGACGGCCACCACCGACGCGGGGGCGATGGCGGCGCTGCCGACCCGGGCGGCCGTCGACGCCTTTCTCGCGGATCGTCGGTAGTCTCCGGCGCCACCCCGTGCAAGCAGATTCATTATCGGCCGCCTCCGCGTTCGTCCACTATGAGTTCCGAGGACCGGTCAGTGGTATCGACCGCCAAGCAGGTCGTCGCGGGGGTCCAGGAGAAGAACGTCCCGTTCATGGCGGCGAGCATCGCCTACCAGGCGTTCGTCTCGCTCATCCCGCTGCTCGTGCTCGTGTTCTTTCTCGTCACGATCGTCGGCGACGAGCAACTCGCAGCCCAGGTCGCCGACATCACCGAGGGCGTCCTCCCCGAGAGCGGCCAGCAACTACTCGAGGAGGCGATCACCGACTCGGCTGCGACGGCGGGAACGTCGATCATCGGGCTGGTGATACTGCTGTGGGGGTCGCTGAAGATCTTCCGAGGGATCGACACCGCGTTCTCGGAGATCTACGACTCGACGAGCGAGAGCTCCTTCCTGGGCGATCTCCGCGACGCGATCATCGTCTTCGGCGCGCTCGGCCTCGCCGTGCTCGCCGCGGGCGCCGCCACGCTCGCGTTCGCGTTCCTGCCGGACGTTCCGTTCCTGGGCCTGCTCAATCCGCTCTTGCTCGTCGTCGGGTTCACGATCGCGTTCTACCCGATGTACTACTTCTTCCCGAACGTCGACGTCTCCGCCCGCGAGATTCTGCCGGGCGTTCTCGTCGCCGCCGTGGGGTGGGCCGCGCTCCAGGCGCTGTTCCAGGTGTACGTCGCGATCGCCGCCGGCTCCGAGTCCGCCGACGCCATCGGCGCGATCCTGCTTCTCCTGACGTGGCTGTACTTCGGCGGCCTGCTGTTGCTCGCCGGCGCGGTCGTCAACGCCACCACCTCGGGTCACCTCGTCCTGGAGGACGACCTCGAGCGCGCTCCTCCACGGCAGGTCACCCGCGAGCGGGAACTCGCACAGATCGCCGACCAGCGGGACCGCCTCGCACGCGAGCGCGATCAGCTTCGGAACGACCTCGAGGCCCAGCGGTCGCGTCGAACCGACCTCGAGGCGCGCGTCGACCGGCTCGCGACGGACGTTCACCGGCTCGAGCGCGAGAACGAGGAGCTGCGCCGGGAACTCGAGTACCGGGAAGAGCCCCCCTGGCGTCAGGCGCTGGAGACGGTGCTGGAACGGGTCGACTCCGTGAACGTCGGCACGGTCAGGGAGTCCCGGGAGTAGTCGCGGCGCCAGCGGGCGGCTCGAGTCGGGACACCTTTGTGCGTTGCCGGCACACTCAGTACCGTGTCACACCCGGCTCGGGCGGCCCGTCGCCACATCCAGTCCGACCACGTGGCCGTCCTCGACGGCATCGATTACTGTGCGGACAGGGTCGCCGAACCGTGGACCGACGGGCGGGTGAGCGACCGCTCGCGGGTCGTCGACTCCCTCGAGTCCTGGCTCGAGTCGACCGGGCTGCTCGCGAAGCTTCCGCTCGTGCTCACCGACGCCGTCGAGGCGGCCGGGTACGAACTGGCGGCGCCGCCGGTTGCCGCCCCGCCGTACGTCGCGATCACGAGTCGCGGCCCGATCCTCCGGGCGACGATCGACCCCGGTCGGCTGGTGGTCCGGTTCGAGGCGTTCGACGTCGTCCGCGAACCCCGCGGCTACCGGCGACTCGACGGCGTTCGGCTGGCGGTTTGTCTCGAGTGCTAGGATCAGCAGGTTTACTCCGGCCGCCGCCGTGGCTCCGAGCGATGCATCCGCGCGCAGACGCGTTCAGGACGATGGCTCGAGAAACCTACGGCTTCGACCCCGACGTCGAGGAGTTTCCGGAAGGGACGAAGACGGCGGCCGACGCCGCCGACGCCGTCGGCTGCGACGTCGCCCAGATCGCGAGTTCGCTCGCGTTCGACGTTGACGGCGAGCTCGTGGTGTCGGTGACCAGCGGGGCGAACCGCGTCAGCGAGGCCGCCCTGGCCGCGTACTTCGAGACCGACGCCGAGGCCGTCTCGATGGCCGACGCCGACCGGATCAAGGAGGAACTCGGCTGGTCGATCGGCGGCGTCCCGCCGTTCTGTCACGACCGCGCGGTGCCGGTCGTGATGGACGAGACGTTACTCGAGTTCGACACCGTCTGGGCCGCCGCCGGCACGCCGAAGGCGGTGTTCCCGATCGACCCCGAAACGCTGCGGTCGTACGCCGACGCCGAACCCGCCCCCGTCACGGAGTGATAACGCGGCGAGCGTCGATCGCGCGTCTGATCGCACGCGGTGGGCCGGTCTGCAGTGGCTGGTTTCGATAACGGACGACTCACCCCCGCCGCGGCGCAGTCGGGAGGTGCTCGCCGAGGAACTCGTCGACGATCTCGAAGGTCCGGATCTTCTGTTCGATGTCCGAGGAGCCGTGACCCTCCGCGCCGAGTTCGTGGTAGGCGAACTCCTCACCCTCGGTCCAGCCCTTCGCTTCGAGGGCGTCCCGGAACAGCCGCGCCTGGGAGATCGGACACCGGGGATCGTTGACGCCGTGAACGATACAGATCGGTGCCTCGATGTTCTCGACGTGGGTGAGCGGGCTCCGCTCGCGGTAGAAGTCGGCGTTCTCCTCGGGGTCGCCGAGCTGTTGCTCGAGGATCGTCTTGAAGTGAGGCATCGACTCCTCGTAGAGGGCGAGCAGGTCCGTGATGCCGACGCGGGCGACGCCGGCCGACCAGACCTCCGGGTACGAGACGAGCTGCCAGAAGGCGCTGTAGCCGCCGTATGAACCTCCCATCACGGCCACGTCCTCGATCCCCTCCCGGTCTGCGAGCCAGCGGCCCGCGTTAGCGACGTCGGCCTGCTCGCCGCCGCCCCAGTCGCCCCGGACCCTGTTCTTGAACTCGCGGCCGCGGCCGACCGAGCCGCGGTAGTTCGGCTGGAGGACGGTGTACCCCCGCTGCACGAGAAACTGGACGTACGGGCTGAACCGCCGCCGGGACTGGCCGTGGGGTCCGCCGTGGACGTGAACGATCCCCGTCGGCGAGGGCTCGGCGGGTTCGTACAGCAGCGCGCCGATCTCCACCCCGTCCCGCGACTCGTAGGTGACGTACTCGCTGTCGACGAACGAGTCCGGAGCGAGCCCGCCGTACTCGGCGTCTACCAGCACCTCGCTCTCGTCGCTCGCGAGGTCGTAGGCGAGCAGCCGCTTTCGCTCGCTCGAGGTCTGCTGGGTGACGAGCACGGTCTCGTCCTCGAGAAACGGATTTCCGCCGCCCATCGATCCGGGATAGCTCGAGACGCCCTCGGGGAGGTCCAGTTCGATCGCCGAGTCGTCCTCGAGGTCGTACCGGATCGGGACGACCGCAGCGCGGCGCGTCCGGAGCGCGAGGAACCCGCTCCCGTCGGGCAGGAACTCGACCGGCGACTCCTCGGCGTCGCCGCCGTACCACGTCACCTCGTCGCTCGCGAGGTCGTAGACGCCACACCGAGTGAGGTCCTCGGTGTTGTCCGAGACGAGCAGGCGGTCGCCGTCGGGGTGCCAGGCCGCGGGACTGGCCTCGGCGCCGTGGTCGCCGACCTCGAGGTTGCGGGCGTTCGAGCCGTCGGCGTCGGCGACGTAGACGTCCTGGTTGTCGAGGTCGTCGGACTCGTTGGTCGCGTAGGCGATTCGATCACCGACGGGTCCGACGGTCACCCCGCGGACGGGCTGGTCGTAGGCGGTGAGCTGTTCGAACTCGCCGCTCTCGAGGTCGTGGCGGTAGAGATTGAGCTGATCGCGGGCATCGCTCGCGTAGTAGAGATACCGGCCGTCGGGGCCGACGTCGGCGAGCACGCACTGGCCGTCCCGGCCGACGACCCGGTCGACGGCCCCCTCGAGGTCGATCGAGAAGACGTCGTTCTGTTCGTCGCCGCCCTCGTCGCGGTGGAAGAAGAGCCGGTCGCCGTCGGGGTGCCACCGGATCGGGTACCGGACCGCCCGCGGTACCTCGCCGTCGCTGAGTCGTGCTCGCGCTCCCGTCTCGAGGTCGAGCACGTACAGCTCGTTTCGCCCCGTCTCGTCGTAGTAGAAGGCGACCCGGCCGCCATCGGGGGAGGCGACCGGCGCGCGAACCTCCGGGAGACTCGCCAGCGTCTCGAGCACGTCGTCGGTTTCGACCGTCGCGTCAGTCATGTCAGCACGTGTGTATCGGCTCGAAATAAGTGTGCTGGCACGACGGGACCGTCACTCGGCCACGCCGCAGTAGCCGATGGCCGAGCAGGCGAGGGTCTGGGCGGTCTCGAGCAGCGAGGTGACGGTGGTGTACTCGTCGACCCCGTGGAGGTTCGGCCCGTAGGGGCCGGCGGTGACGACGGGAACGTCGTAGTAGCGCTGGAAGAACCGCTCGTCGAGAGCGGCGTTGCCGCCGACGTACGTGCCGGCGTCCCCGCAGATCCTCTCGGCGTTTCGCTCGACGGTCGCGACGATGTCGGCGTCCCGCGGGACCTCGTGCGGCGCGGCGTTCCAGCCGACCCACTCCACCGTCGGCGGGTTCTCGGCGAGCCACTCGTCGTCCGCGGCCGCCGCCGCGATCGTCCCCTCGATCTCCTCGCGCACGTCCGCTCGGCTCTCACCGGGCGGCCAGCCGACCCGTCCCTTCAGCGTCACCTCGGCGGGAACCGACGCCGGCCAGTCGCCCCCTTCGACGACGCCGACGTTGATGTTCGTCACGTGGCCCTCGAGGTCCGGATCGGCGCCGTAGGCGGGCGGGAAGTCGATCCGCGCCTGGCGGTCGTCGTTCAGGTCGCCGAGCGCGCGGTTTACGAGACACGCCTTGTCGAAGGCGCTCACGCCCTGGTGGCCCCAGGCGGCGTGGGCCTTCTTCCCGGGAACCGCGACGTCGAAGAACATCACGCCCGCGCTCGCGATGCCGACGTTCGGGAGGCCGAACGGCTCCGGGACGATCGCCGCATCGGGGACGTAGCCCCGCTCGAGCGCCGAGAGCACGCCGCCGACGCCGCCGGCTTCCTCCTCGATCGTGCTCTGGACGTAGAGGTCCCCGGCGAGTTCGATTCCCTCCGCCTGCAGGGTCTCGACCACGAGCAACATCGCGGCGAGCCCACCCTTCATATCGGAGACGCCCCGCCCGTAAACGCGGTCGCCGTCCCGGCGAAGCGTCCACGGATCACCCTCCCAGGCCGACTCCGGATCGGCGGGCACGACGTCGATGTGTCCCGAGAGCGCGAGCGTCGGACCGTCGCCGGCGCCGGGAACCGTCGCGACGGCGTTCTCGCGTCCCTCGTAGCCGTGCTCGTCGTACGAGGAGGTCCGAAAGTAGCCGGGATGGTCCGCGAGCGCCTCCGGATCGGGCTCCCAGGTGTCGACCGCGAGCCCGAGGCGGTCGAACTCCGCGAGCATCACTCGCTGGCCGACCGGTTCGTTTCCTGTCACCGACTTCGCGGCGACGAGTCGCTCGAGGGTCTCGAGCAGACGCTCTTCGCGGTCGGCAATCGACTGACACACCCGCTCTCGCGTGGACGAGGCGTTCATACGGGCGTATCGTCCGTGTGGGGTGTTAGCTGTTTCAGTCGCGGTATTCGGCCGGTATTAACAACACACGGGAGATATTGACGGCGGAATTAATAACTCGAGTGGGTAGGATAATAACACTTTTACCCGCCGGTTCGAATGCACCGGTATGAACCTCACACGCCGATCGGTCCTCGCGGGAACTGCAGGTGCGATCACAACCGGGGCTCTCGCGGGCTGTCTGGACGACGTTGCGTCGGACGCGGAGGGAAGCGCAGGTTCGGGATATGCGGCGTTTTTCACCCTCTGGGACTGGTCCGAACAGGTCGCCGGCGACGAACTCTCGTTCGAGAACCCCGTCCCGGCCGGGACGATGGGCCACGGGTTCGAGCCCAGTAGCGAGGTCCTCACGGAGATCGCCGACTCGGACGTGTTCGTCTACCTCGACACGTCGGAGTTTAGCTGGGCTCAGGAGGCCGCAGACCGCCTCGAGGCCGACTACCCCGACGTCGTCGTCGTCGACGGACTCGACGGGATCGACCTGCTCGAGTGGGACCACGATCACGACGACGACCACGGTGACGATCATCACGACGACGACCACGGTGACGATCATCACGACGACGACCACGGTGACGATCATCACGACGACGACCACGGTGACGATCATCACGACGACGACCACGACGACCACGACCACGATCACGGTGAGTACGATCCACACGTGTGGGTGGACCCGGTTCGGGCCCAGCGAATCGTCGACAACATCGCCGACGGACTCGCGGACGCAGACCCGGACAACGAGGAGACGTTCCGCGACAACGCCGAGGCGTACAACGACCGACTCGAGGACCTCCACGGCGAGTTCGAGGACCTCTTCGCGAACGCCGATCGCGACGTGATCGTCGTCGCCGGCCACGACTCCTACCAGTACCTCGAGGACCGCTACGGGTTCGAGGTACACACGCCAGTCGGCGTCTCCCCGCACGACGAGCCGAGCCAGGACGACATCGCGGAGACGATCGATCTCGTCGACGAGCACGGCATCGACACGATCCTGTACGACCACTTCGAGTCGCCGACGCTCGCGGAGACGATCGTCGAGAACAGCGACGCGACGGAGACGCTTGCGATCACCCCCGCGGAGGGAACCACCGACGAGTGGGCCGAGGAGGGGTGGGGGTACCTCGAGCAAATGGAAGAGATAAACCTCTCCGCG
Above is a genomic segment from Natrononativus amylolyticus containing:
- a CDS encoding ArgE/DapE family deacylase encodes the protein MNASSTRERVCQSIADREERLLETLERLVAAKSVTGNEPVGQRVMLAEFDRLGLAVDTWEPDPEALADHPGYFRTSSYDEHGYEGRENAVATVPGAGDGPTLALSGHIDVVPADPESAWEGDPWTLRRDGDRVYGRGVSDMKGGLAAMLLVVETLQAEGIELAGDLYVQSTIEEEAGGVGGVLSALERGYVPDAAIVPEPFGLPNVGIASAGVMFFDVAVPGKKAHAAWGHQGVSAFDKACLVNRALGDLNDDRQARIDFPPAYGADPDLEGHVTNINVGVVEGGDWPASVPAEVTLKGRVGWPPGESRADVREEIEGTIAAAAADDEWLAENPPTVEWVGWNAAPHEVPRDADIVATVERNAERICGDAGTYVGGNAALDERFFQRYYDVPVVTAGPYGPNLHGVDEYTTVTSLLETAQTLACSAIGYCGVAE
- a CDS encoding metal ABC transporter substrate-binding protein, which encodes MNLTRRSVLAGTAGAITTGALAGCLDDVASDAEGSAGSGYAAFFTLWDWSEQVAGDELSFENPVPAGTMGHGFEPSSEVLTEIADSDVFVYLDTSEFSWAQEAADRLEADYPDVVVVDGLDGIDLLEWDHDHDDDHGDDHHDDDHGDDHHDDDHGDDHHDDDHGDDHHDDDHDDHDHDHGEYDPHVWVDPVRAQRIVDNIADGLADADPDNEETFRDNAEAYNDRLEDLHGEFEDLFANADRDVIVVAGHDSYQYLEDRYGFEVHTPVGVSPHDEPSQDDIAETIDLVDEHGIDTILYDHFESPTLAETIVENSDATETLAITPAEGTTDEWAEEGWGYLEQMEEINLSAFEQAVGSQ